From one Halothece sp. PCC 7418 genomic stretch:
- a CDS encoding heavy metal-responsive transcriptional regulator, whose amino-acid sequence MPTTVSNLIQIGELSKSSGLSVKTIRYYEDLGLIHAVKRSRGGFRLFEQETTLMRLQFIKQAQHLGMSLEEIGEILKVRDRGELPCHEVKQKLQDKVTEIDQQIQALQHLQTQIKSLLAGADPILETPEDDRVCPIIQPK is encoded by the coding sequence ATGCCAACGACAGTTTCTAATTTAATCCAAATTGGGGAATTAAGTAAAAGCAGTGGTTTGTCAGTGAAAACGATTCGCTATTATGAGGATTTAGGGTTAATTCATGCAGTAAAACGATCGCGCGGAGGGTTTCGTTTATTTGAACAAGAAACCACACTGATGCGTTTGCAGTTTATTAAACAAGCGCAACATTTAGGGATGAGTTTAGAGGAGATTGGAGAAATTTTAAAGGTGCGCGATCGCGGTGAGTTACCTTGTCACGAAGTTAAACAAAAACTCCAAGATAAAGTCACTGAAATTGACCAACAAATTCAAGCTCTACAACACCTGCAAACTCAAATTAAATCCCTTTTAGCAGGGGCTGATCCCATTCTAGAAACCCCAGAAGACGATCGCGTTTGTCCGATTATTCAACCTAAGTAA
- a CDS encoding DUF411 domain-containing protein — protein sequence MLNRKWLLSLGAVIITGSVISGIYTAVNPSPTDTLAPETLQITSYRSPTCGCCHGWVEHLKEEGFTVKDNVTEALNSVKSEHNVPQNLVSCHTAVINGYVVEGHIPATDIKRLLREKPDVAGIAVPGMPIGSPGMESGDIKEPYTVFTFTETGETEVYQKHS from the coding sequence ATGTTGAATCGCAAATGGCTACTCTCTTTAGGTGCAGTGATAATTACTGGTAGTGTTATTTCTGGTATTTACACCGCAGTTAACCCTTCTCCAACCGATACTTTAGCACCCGAAACTTTACAAATTACTTCCTATCGCAGTCCCACTTGCGGGTGTTGTCATGGTTGGGTGGAACATCTCAAGGAAGAAGGGTTTACAGTGAAAGATAATGTCACCGAAGCCCTGAACTCCGTTAAAAGTGAACATAATGTCCCTCAAAACTTAGTATCTTGCCATACCGCAGTAATTAATGGCTATGTGGTAGAAGGACATATTCCCGCAACGGATATTAAACGCTTATTGCGAGAAAAGCCTGATGTGGCAGGAATTGCAGTTCCAGGAATGCCGATTGGATCGCCGGGAATGGAATCTGGAGATATAAAAGAACCTTACACTGTTTTTACGTTTACTGAAACAGGTGAAACTGAAGTTTATCAGAAGCATTCCTAG
- a CDS encoding efflux RND transporter periplasmic adaptor subunit, giving the protein MLLFSKKILRIIFSKQTLGLGIFTLLTGGILVITNQLKPASSTMDHSGHNMSHDEMMAVDGSFNPTPVTVEVVKPQLLQASVQYTGTIEPFQVVTVYPRVAGQLTDYSIYVGDRVQAGEIIAQLSANELLTEVSEAQAETNTMRTALEVSRMEVLEQKNVIQEIEADLAYLGKKLDRFALLVEEGAIAQDAYDVVESEVQAKEANLAQAKVKLSRLEAKVVNDRAKIQQAETKVATASTVSSYREIKSPISGLVQERMIDPGMVVQPGMGILKIGDYSRIRLQANVAQQDAVNIDLGSPITAKIAGTDMTINGQVSSIFPDTNSETRTVTVESIVNNSSGKLLSGQFINMEIITQSQPNALTVPQSAVVTFEDSPAVWVVRKDNTAHRQKVKLGMISRDRVQVTEGLQSSDRVITIGNHQLVENASVKVINQGNNDLTTTKTEEDQDSVAIKLVSPPEVKIGDAEFIFQVVDNQNQQALSVKNIDITATMPMKNMAPMTAKVEVKPQAETGKFLAETFLGMKGKWIISVEIKESEYQGKQEFNIEVR; this is encoded by the coding sequence ATGCTTTTGTTCTCAAAAAAAATCTTAAGGATTATTTTCAGTAAACAAACGTTGGGCTTGGGAATTTTTACTCTCTTAACAGGGGGAATTCTTGTTATTACCAATCAATTAAAACCTGCATCTTCGACAATGGATCATAGTGGGCATAATATGTCCCATGATGAAATGATGGCGGTAGATGGTTCTTTTAATCCGACTCCTGTCACGGTTGAAGTTGTTAAACCACAATTATTACAAGCTAGTGTTCAATATACAGGAACGATTGAACCTTTCCAAGTGGTTACAGTTTATCCGAGAGTGGCGGGACAATTAACCGATTATTCGATTTATGTCGGCGATCGCGTTCAAGCAGGAGAAATCATCGCCCAATTAAGCGCTAATGAATTGTTAACAGAAGTCTCGGAAGCACAAGCAGAAACTAACACTATGCGAACCGCTTTAGAAGTGAGTCGCATGGAAGTTTTAGAACAGAAAAATGTTATCCAAGAAATTGAAGCCGATCTAGCTTATTTAGGGAAAAAATTAGACCGATTTGCCTTGTTAGTTGAAGAAGGCGCGATCGCACAAGATGCTTATGATGTGGTAGAAAGTGAAGTGCAAGCCAAAGAAGCAAATTTAGCGCAAGCCAAGGTTAAACTATCCCGTTTAGAAGCAAAAGTTGTTAACGATCGAGCAAAAATTCAACAAGCTGAGACAAAGGTTGCTACTGCTTCAACTGTTTCCAGTTACAGAGAAATTAAATCCCCCATTAGTGGCCTTGTTCAAGAAAGAATGATCGATCCAGGAATGGTAGTACAGCCTGGAATGGGAATTTTGAAAATTGGCGATTATAGTCGGATTCGTTTACAAGCAAATGTTGCTCAACAAGATGCCGTTAATATTGATTTAGGGTCTCCAATTACTGCTAAAATTGCGGGGACTGATATGACTATTAACGGGCAAGTGAGTAGTATTTTTCCAGATACCAATAGTGAAACTCGTACTGTTACTGTAGAATCAATTGTTAATAATTCCAGTGGAAAATTGCTGTCAGGGCAATTTATTAATATGGAAATTATTACACAAAGTCAACCTAATGCTTTAACCGTCCCTCAATCAGCAGTGGTGACGTTTGAAGACAGTCCAGCAGTTTGGGTTGTTAGGAAAGATAACACAGCCCATCGGCAAAAAGTCAAGTTAGGCATGATCAGCCGCGATCGCGTTCAAGTAACGGAAGGATTACAAAGCAGCGATCGGGTGATAACTATAGGGAATCATCAATTAGTTGAAAATGCCTCTGTCAAAGTTATAAATCAAGGAAATAATGACTTAACTACAACGAAAACCGAAGAAGATCAAGACAGTGTTGCTATTAAATTAGTTAGCCCTCCCGAAGTCAAAATCGGTGATGCTGAGTTTATTTTTCAAGTTGTGGATAATCAAAATCAACAGGCTTTATCGGTTAAAAATATTGATATCACAGCAACAATGCCGATGAAAAATATGGCTCCGATGACAGCCAAAGTAGAAGTTAAACCTCAAGCAGAAACAGGGAAATTTCTCGCAGAAACCTTTTTAGGGATGAAAGGAAAGTGGATTATTTCTGTGGAAATCAAAGAGTCTGAGTATCAAGGAAAGCAAGAGTTTAATATTGAAGTTCGTTAA
- a CDS encoding FixH family protein, translating into MMKKIIVLILPLSLLIVACGSNFNQANTQSPVTSEVETREEKTPKAVLVNPQGEIPMGEVELILEVQDSTSGKVIPVENLDVNSTMPMPGGDDMISKIEIEPAANPGQFKVKTNFSMAGTWHLDTKIQDANYQGESRITLEVK; encoded by the coding sequence ATGATGAAAAAAATAATTGTGTTAATCCTACCCCTCAGTTTATTAATAGTCGCTTGTGGTTCAAATTTTAACCAAGCTAACACCCAGTCACCCGTTACCTCTGAAGTTGAAACAAGGGAAGAAAAAACTCCCAAAGCAGTTTTGGTCAATCCTCAAGGAGAAATTCCGATGGGAGAGGTGGAATTAATTTTAGAAGTTCAAGATAGCACTTCTGGAAAAGTGATTCCTGTTGAAAATCTTGATGTAAATTCAACAATGCCCATGCCAGGAGGAGATGACATGATTTCTAAAATTGAAATCGAACCAGCAGCAAACCCTGGACAATTTAAGGTGAAAACTAACTTTAGTATGGCGGGAACTTGGCACTTAGACACTAAGATTCAAGATGCTAACTATCAAGGAGAAAGTCGCATAACTTTAGAGGTTAAATAA
- a CDS encoding efflux RND transporter permease subunit, with translation MKTFLTKWSIKNPVVTIALYIGVVVLSLLTLILIPVRMMPYVQSPLVAVITMAPGQSPTEVETDISKPIEQRLTVLDGVRFVRSSSQQDMSLVTVQFGWGGEIDNAVQEIQSVMKAAEGDLPLDGINTRSYWVLPIDPLNRPVLTLALTGEGWDDIQLREFADNTLVDRLTQVTDVQSVSIFGGYRRQLQVIVDPQKLAAYNLSILEIRDAIDENNVSQGAGVLTQGDQEILVRTNDRALNAQTVRDYPVYERGGSIVYVRDVAQVKDTYEERRSGYRYNGQSALAVNIIQKPDSSSPQVIERVRQELTTLQAQYPGLEFQEAYDNAFLVKLIKDSTTQELLISVILAGLVILIFLEDFRATAIVMISIPMSLALSLLPFIPISMSLNSSTLVGMMMAIGKLVDDSIIVIDSIDRQFKAGKTPAKAAIEGTGDVFLASAAASCVMIAALLPTISAGGLTGLMFVGLVYPMVFAFVASLLVSITLIPLIAAFFLKPLGQRRQKTPLRWLLSPFHSGFIALERGYGRLLDISLKNREITLAIAGSLIVFAFALYPFIPQEMMPLGDSGQFMVSLELEAGTSFERTDQASQQFEEILLEQPEIEKVSAEIGFELTRNSTYFSGYSMGGVNSASMMVTLKPLGERQRDIWEVMDSVKAEAQQTIPGLRKIAMKEMGVDVMATSAAPIQIAVYGEKLGVLHGLANQVLAIAENNPDLYMTHTSSSLNQPEYHLNIDRRRAQELGLTVEDITEQAKYALSGGFTRKFYNRPNLRQNTILVRYEQRDRANFQDLASTYITTPNGQQIPLAMVANLERSEGPTLIERVNGRRVVYVNGFYRKSNPASMNLSMAVAMEAGAEIEFPPGYGLDSMGDMTDMMIEFDRLLKGLIVSLVLIYLILVIQFRSFIQPLVMMLSIPLELVGVFGALLLAQQTLSTVSILGIIILSGIAVSSAILLLELILTKRQEGMPRSQAIREAGPVRLKAILMTTLTTMIVVFRLAFYPETGMDAYSPIATVILGGLTVSTLLTLIVIPVVYTFVDDISNFVKNKVKPSTATNPILEQSSYSNKL, from the coding sequence ATGAAAACTTTCCTCACCAAATGGTCAATTAAAAATCCCGTTGTCACGATCGCGCTGTATATCGGAGTTGTGGTACTTTCTCTCTTGACCCTAATCCTCATTCCTGTGAGAATGATGCCCTATGTCCAGAGTCCTTTAGTTGCAGTGATTACCATGGCTCCTGGGCAGTCTCCCACTGAGGTGGAAACTGATATTAGCAAACCCATCGAACAACGATTAACAGTGCTGGATGGCGTGCGCTTTGTGCGATCAAGCTCGCAACAGGATATGTCTCTGGTGACCGTACAATTTGGTTGGGGGGGAGAGATTGATAACGCCGTCCAAGAAATACAAAGCGTGATGAAGGCAGCAGAAGGAGATTTACCCCTAGACGGGATTAATACTCGTTCTTACTGGGTTTTGCCCATTGATCCCTTAAATCGCCCTGTTTTAACCTTAGCGTTAACGGGGGAAGGGTGGGATGACATACAGTTAAGGGAATTTGCGGATAATACCTTAGTTGATCGCTTAACGCAAGTGACAGATGTGCAATCAGTCTCTATTTTTGGAGGCTATCGGCGACAATTACAAGTGATCGTTGATCCGCAAAAACTAGCAGCTTACAACCTTTCAATTTTAGAGATTAGAGACGCGATCGACGAAAATAATGTCAGTCAGGGCGCTGGCGTATTAACCCAAGGAGACCAAGAAATCTTAGTGAGAACGAATGATCGCGCTTTAAACGCGCAAACAGTGCGTGATTATCCTGTGTATGAAAGGGGTGGTAGCATTGTTTACGTGCGAGATGTAGCTCAAGTCAAAGATACTTATGAGGAAAGACGGAGTGGCTACCGTTATAACGGACAATCAGCGCTCGCTGTTAACATTATCCAAAAACCCGATTCTAGTTCCCCCCAAGTCATTGAACGGGTGCGCCAAGAATTAACAACACTACAAGCGCAATATCCTGGTCTGGAATTTCAAGAAGCCTACGATAATGCTTTCTTGGTGAAATTAATTAAAGATAGTACCACACAAGAACTTTTAATTAGTGTCATTTTGGCAGGACTTGTTATTCTGATCTTTTTAGAAGATTTTCGCGCCACAGCCATTGTCATGATTTCAATTCCTATGTCTTTGGCGTTATCACTGCTTCCTTTTATCCCCATTTCCATGTCTTTAAACTCTTCTACTTTAGTGGGGATGATGATGGCAATTGGGAAATTAGTAGATGATTCAATTATTGTCATTGATTCCATCGATCGTCAATTCAAAGCTGGAAAAACACCTGCTAAAGCAGCGATCGAAGGGACAGGAGATGTATTTTTAGCCAGCGCAGCAGCTAGTTGTGTGATGATTGCAGCCCTATTACCAACTATTTCCGCAGGAGGGTTAACAGGGTTAATGTTTGTTGGCTTAGTGTATCCGATGGTATTTGCTTTTGTTGCTTCCCTTTTAGTCTCAATCACCCTCATTCCTCTCATTGCAGCCTTCTTTTTGAAACCCCTTGGTCAAAGAAGACAAAAAACCCCATTACGATGGTTACTTAGTCCTTTCCATTCTGGGTTTATTGCCTTAGAAAGGGGCTATGGTCGGTTATTGGATATAAGCCTCAAAAATCGAGAAATTACCCTCGCGATCGCAGGATCATTGATTGTTTTTGCCTTTGCATTATATCCGTTCATTCCTCAAGAAATGATGCCTTTAGGGGATTCAGGACAGTTTATGGTTAGCTTAGAATTAGAAGCAGGAACATCCTTTGAACGCACAGATCAAGCATCCCAACAATTTGAAGAAATACTCTTAGAACAACCTGAAATTGAGAAGGTTTCTGCTGAAATTGGCTTTGAATTGACTCGCAACAGCACTTATTTTAGCGGTTACAGTATGGGAGGAGTAAATAGCGCTTCCATGATGGTAACTTTAAAGCCATTAGGAGAGCGTCAACGAGATATTTGGGAGGTCATGGATAGTGTCAAAGCCGAAGCCCAACAGACCATTCCAGGATTAAGAAAAATTGCCATGAAAGAAATGGGAGTTGATGTGATGGCGACTTCCGCAGCACCGATTCAAATTGCAGTTTATGGTGAAAAATTAGGAGTTTTACACGGGTTAGCCAATCAGGTTTTGGCAATTGCAGAAAACAATCCTGATTTATATATGACTCATACCAGTTCAAGTTTAAATCAACCTGAATATCACCTAAACATCGATCGCCGTCGCGCCCAAGAATTAGGCTTAACCGTTGAAGACATAACCGAACAAGCAAAATATGCTCTTAGCGGTGGCTTTACTCGTAAATTTTACAATCGTCCCAACTTACGACAGAATACAATTTTAGTCCGTTATGAACAGCGCGATCGCGCCAATTTTCAAGATTTAGCTTCCACCTATATTACCACACCAAATGGTCAACAAATTCCGTTAGCAATGGTTGCTAATTTAGAACGTAGTGAAGGACCCACATTAATTGAAAGAGTCAATGGTCGTAGAGTGGTCTATGTTAACGGTTTCTATCGAAAAAGTAATCCTGCTTCCATGAATTTATCAATGGCTGTTGCGATGGAAGCGGGTGCAGAAATCGAGTTTCCTCCTGGTTATGGATTAGATTCAATGGGCGATATGACCGATATGATGATTGAATTCGATCGCCTCCTCAAAGGATTAATTGTTTCCTTAGTTTTGATTTATTTAATTTTGGTAATTCAATTTCGTTCTTTTATTCAACCACTGGTAATGATGTTATCGATTCCGTTAGAATTAGTGGGAGTTTTTGGTGCGTTGCTCTTAGCCCAACAAACCTTATCCACTGTTTCAATTTTAGGCATTATTATTCTTTCAGGAATTGCCGTTTCTTCCGCAATCTTATTACTAGAATTAATTTTAACGAAACGTCAGGAAGGGATGCCGAGAAGCCAAGCCATCCGAGAAGCGGGACCCGTTCGTTTAAAAGCAATTTTGATGACGACTTTAACCACCATGATTGTAGTCTTCAGACTCGCGTTTTATCCCGAAACAGGAATGGATGCTTATTCTCCCATTGCTACGGTTATTTTAGGCGGGTTAACAGTATCAACGTTATTAACTTTAATTGTCATTCCTGTCGTTTATACTTTTGTTGATGACATTAGCAACTTTGTAAAAAATAAGGTCAAACCATCAACAGCCACTAATCCCATTTTGGAACAATCCAGTTACAGTAATAAACTCTGA
- the rppA gene encoding two-component system response regulator RppA, which yields MRILLVEDEPDLGRAIKRTLNQHNYIVDWVLNGEEAWDYLEDTFLEYDLAIFDWLLPGLSGLELLQRLRYQNNPLPVLMLTAKDSMEDKVMGLDAGADDYLVKPFGMAELLARLRALQRRSPQLQPQTLKVGNLELDYGTNTVKCTETSGETKVIPLTSKEFQLLEYFMRHPNQILNREQLLERLWELGSQPMSNVVAAQMRLLRKKLSEYGCEHLIETVYGLGYRLVIS from the coding sequence ATGCGAATCTTATTAGTTGAAGATGAACCAGACTTAGGACGTGCGATTAAAAGAACGCTCAACCAACACAATTATATTGTTGATTGGGTTTTAAATGGCGAGGAAGCATGGGATTATTTAGAAGACACTTTTTTAGAGTATGATTTGGCAATTTTTGACTGGTTATTGCCAGGGTTATCGGGACTGGAATTACTTCAACGCTTAAGATATCAAAATAATCCTTTACCCGTCCTCATGTTGACTGCAAAAGATAGCATGGAAGATAAGGTAATGGGTTTAGATGCTGGGGCGGATGACTATTTAGTGAAACCGTTTGGTATGGCTGAATTATTAGCACGACTTAGGGCTTTACAAAGAAGATCCCCTCAATTGCAACCGCAAACCTTGAAAGTCGGCAATCTTGAATTAGATTATGGCACAAATACGGTTAAATGCACAGAGACATCTGGTGAAACAAAAGTTATTCCTCTCACCAGTAAGGAATTTCAATTATTAGAGTATTTTATGCGACATCCTAACCAAATCTTAAATCGAGAACAACTTTTAGAGCGATTATGGGAATTAGGTTCACAACCAATGAGTAATGTTGTCGCAGCACAAATGCGATTATTACGGAAGAAATTATCGGAGTATGGTTGTGAGCATTTAATTGAAACCGTTTATGGATTAGGTTATCGACTGGTCATTTCCTAA
- a CDS encoding type II toxin-antitoxin system HicB family antitoxin has protein sequence MGIAEEGGYWAEVPSFQGCYTQGETIEEVLENFKEVISLYAEVDSQS, from the coding sequence ATTGGAATAGCAGAAGAAGGCGGATATTGGGCAGAAGTGCCAAGTTTTCAGGGATGCTATACACAGGGAGAAACGATTGAGGAAGTTTTAGAAAATTTCAAAGAAGTAATCAGCTTGTATGCAGAAGTGGATTCTCAATCTTAA
- a CDS encoding PIN domain-containing protein: protein MDRRLIADTSGIIAFLDRDDYYHSSVVDVIKKHQIYIPVTVLPEVDYLATKYLGERVARTFLEDLADGYFKYLPIELNDINKTTKIMERY from the coding sequence GTGGACAGAAGACTAATTGCAGATACCAGTGGAATTATCGCATTTTTAGATAGAGATGATTACTATCATTCCTCAGTTGTTGATGTCATTAAAAAACATCAAATCTATATTCCTGTCACTGTTTTACCAGAAGTTGACTATTTAGCCACAAAATATTTAGGAGAAAGAGTTGCTAGAACCTTTTTAGAAGACTTAGCAGATGGATATTTTAAGTATCTCCCTATAGAATTGAATGATATTAATAAAACTACAAAAATAATGGAACGTTATTAA
- the rppB gene encoding two-component system sensor histidine kinase RppB, giving the protein MYNNKLFTETRWRLARWYAGVLSLILGVSALGVYEAIAHAHRISINQELETVAGTIHDSLEPILEQPGQLNKRVTNLIPNLCIETTSCANHNRQLVGALQQDHYYLQFYDLSGELVALAGIQPEGLSINYNQQQWKNLRDINGIRYRQIYLELHTQDNQPWGYLQIGRNLEAFDNYVANVKWIILLGLPILIVFVMFASWWLAGKAMAPIYQSYQHIQQFTADAAHELRTPLAAIRATIESSLMLPTLTEKDSRETFHTLKRQNQRLSSLVADLLMLCRMERQLTTNHYLSGKPVIINDLIADIAEEFAALAYREEICLIAQIQVTQPLKVMGEEEQLYRLVTNLVINAIQHTLKGGKVTLVLKQENHQALIEVIDTGIGIPEDEQKLIFDRFYRVNKARSRDRGGSGLGLAIASAIALTYQGNINVKSHLKQGSIFTVSLPILNAKE; this is encoded by the coding sequence ATGTATAATAACAAATTATTTACGGAAACCAGATGGCGATTAGCGAGGTGGTATGCGGGAGTTTTAAGTTTAATTTTAGGAGTATCGGCATTAGGGGTTTATGAAGCGATCGCGCACGCCCATCGCATTAGTATTAATCAAGAATTAGAAACTGTTGCTGGGACAATTCATGACAGCTTAGAACCGATTTTAGAACAACCTGGACAATTAAATAAAAGAGTCACAAATCTGATCCCAAATTTGTGTATAGAAACAACAAGCTGTGCTAACCATAACCGCCAATTGGTAGGAGCGCTGCAACAAGATCATTATTATTTACAATTCTATGATTTATCTGGGGAGTTAGTCGCCCTAGCAGGCATACAACCAGAAGGTTTGTCAATCAATTATAACCAACAACAATGGAAAAATCTGAGGGATATTAATGGCATTCGTTATCGGCAAATTTATCTGGAATTACACACCCAAGATAATCAACCTTGGGGCTATCTTCAAATCGGAAGAAACCTAGAGGCTTTTGATAATTATGTTGCGAATGTCAAATGGATTATTTTATTAGGATTACCAATTCTCATTGTTTTCGTCATGTTTGCGAGTTGGTGGTTGGCGGGAAAAGCAATGGCTCCAATTTACCAATCCTACCAACACATTCAACAATTTACGGCTGATGCAGCCCATGAATTAAGGACTCCTTTAGCTGCGATTCGCGCAACCATTGAATCTTCTTTAATGTTGCCAACTTTAACCGAAAAAGATAGCCGAGAAACGTTCCACACCCTGAAACGACAAAATCAACGCCTTTCTTCTTTAGTTGCCGATTTATTAATGCTTTGTCGGATGGAGCGACAATTAACAACTAATCATTATTTGTCTGGAAAACCAGTAATTATCAATGATTTAATTGCTGATATTGCTGAGGAATTTGCTGCTTTAGCCTACAGAGAAGAAATTTGTCTAATTGCTCAGATACAGGTTACTCAACCCTTAAAAGTAATGGGAGAGGAAGAACAATTGTATCGTTTAGTCACCAATTTAGTAATTAATGCCATTCAACATACCTTAAAAGGAGGAAAGGTAACTTTAGTTTTAAAGCAAGAGAATCATCAGGCTTTAATTGAAGTGATTGATACAGGAATTGGCATTCCAGAAGATGAACAAAAACTCATTTTTGATCGCTTTTATCGCGTCAATAAAGCCCGTTCAAGGGATAGAGGCGGTTCGGGTTTGGGGTTAGCCATTGCCAGCGCGATCGCGCTAACATATCAAGGGAATATCAACGTCAAAAGTCACTTAAAACAAGGGAGTATTTTTACAGTTTCCTTACCGATTTTAAATGCAAAAGAATAA